The region CCGCCGCCGGGCGACGGTTGCGGCGAAGAGCTGCAAAGCTGGTTTAAACCTGCGGCGCCGGGCAGCGGCAAGGCAGAGAAGAAAACGCCGCCGCCACCGCCGCCGTCATGTCAGGCGTTGCTGGACGAACACGCGCTTTAACAACTAAGGATGGCCGTGATGGACTGGTTTATGGTTTCGCCGCTGTTGCTGACAGCGCTCTTTTTTGTCGCGATGCTCGCGGGGTTTATCGACGCCCTGGCGGGCGGCGGCGGGCTTTTAACGGTGCCGGCGCTACTGGCGGCAGGCATGTCGCCCGCCCAGGCGCTGGCGACCAATAAACTCCAGGCATGCGGCGGTTCGCTCTCCGCCTCGCTCTATTTTATCCGTCGCGGCGTGGTCAGCCTTCGCGACCAGAAACTCAATATCCTGATGACGTTTATCGGCTCCACCAGCGGCGCGCTGCTGGTGCAGCATGTGCAGTCCGATATTCTGCGCCAGATCCTGCCGGTGCTGGTGATCGCCATCGGGCTCTATTTCCTGCTGATGCCGCGTCTTGGCGAAGAGGATCGCCAGCGCAGGCTCTACGGCCTGCCGTTTGCGCTGGTGGCAGGCGGCTGCGTCGGCTTTTATGACGGCTTTTTCGGCCCCGGCGCGGGCTCGTTTTACGCGCTGGCGTTCGTCACGCTCGCGGGCTTTAACCTTGCCAAATCCACCGCCCACGCCAAGGTGCTCAACGCCACCTCCAACGTCGGCGGGCTGCTGCTGTTTATCATCGGCGGCAAGGTTATCTGGGGCACCGGTTTCGTAATGCTGGCCGGGCAGTTTCTCGGCGCGCGCCTGGGCTCGCGCCTGGTATTAAGTAAAGGACAGCGCCTGATCCGCCCGATGATTGTTATCGTCTCGGCGGTCATGAGCGCCAAATTGTTATTTGACAGCCACGGTCAGGAGATCCTCCGCTGGCTGGGGATGGCGTAATGCGTGAACACCACTATCAGGAATTAATAACGCTTTTCGACGGCTGCTTCGCCGGCGATTTTAATACCCGTCTGATTAAAGGCGATGACGAACCGATCTATCTTCCTGCCGATGACGAGGCGCCGTACCACCGCGTGGTCTTCGCCCACGGCTTTTACGCCAGCGCCCTGCACGAGATTTCGCACTGGTGCATCGCTGGTAAAGCGCGGCGCGAGTTGGTGGACTTTGGCTATTGGTACTGCCCGGACGGCCGCGATGCACAGACGCAGAGCAAGTTCGAGGATGTGGAAGTCAAACCCCAGGCGCTGGAGTGGCTGTTCTGCGTGGCGGCGGGCTTTCCGTTTAACGTCAGCTGCGACAACCTCAACGGCGACGTCGACCCGGATCGCATCGCGTTTCAGCGCCGTGTGCATGCGCAGGTAATGCAGTATCTGAAAGACGGTATTCCCGAGCGTCCGGCGCGCTTTATCGCCGCGTTACAGGATTATTACCAGACGCCGCCGCTTGCGGCGCAACAGTTCCCATGGCCGGAAGACTTGTGCTAATCGCCATGTTATTAACAGAGGAAAAACGATGATTGCCGAATTTGAAGCACGTATTCTGGCGCTGATTGATGAGATGGTAGAGCACGCGAGCGATGACGAACTGTTCGCCAGCGGCTATCTGCGCGGACACCTGACCCTTGCCGTCGCGGCGCTGGAGCACGGCGACGATCACTCGCCGCAGGCCGTGTATACGAAGGTAACAAACAGCCTGGAAACCGCCATCCACGCGGGCGAACTCTCGCCGCGCGATCAGGCGCTGGTGCTGGGAATGTGGGACAATCTGTTCCAGCAGGCGAAGCTCAACTGAGCCTGATGGCCTGCGCGTCGTGACGGCGCGCAGGCTGTAAACTTATGGCGCCTGCGCCTGCGGGTGAAACACCCGCGTTCAGCCGGGTGACCTGTTCCGACATCACATCCACCGGCCCCGTCTGCGTCATCGACGCGTTGCTCTGCGCCACTTTACAAGCTCCGCAATCGCCAGACTTATCTGCTCAATGTCGCGCTGCTGCTCTGTGCTGGCTGTAGTCTTGATTAGCGCGGCTGACTGCTGTTCGCTACGCGCAGAGCGCTTCGGCGGTTTCACGCCCTGTTTCCACCGAATGGCGGAGCGCAGCCATAAGCGTACGCAGCGCGTTTAGCCAGCGGCGCGGCCTTTCAGCAGTTTACGTATCCACAGCCGGTTAGGGTTGAGCGCCGCAAGCGTCGCGCCATCCAGCGGCAGCGGTTCGCCGCTCATTTGCGAGGCTAAAATTTCCGCCGCCAGCGGCGCGCTGCACAGCCCACGCGAGCCGAGCGCGCCAAGCACAAACAGATTTTCCAGTGCCGGGGCGAGGGGGACGGCGTCTGGCGCGTCAGCGTGCCGGGAGAGGTCGGCGTATACGCTGAGCGTGGCGGCATAGTCGGGCGCGTTGCCGACCATTGGCAGGTGGTCGCGTGTGGCGCAGCGCACTGCGCAACGCGCATCACCTGCGCTCACGTCCACTTCATGCGCCCACTGCGCCTGCGGCAGGCAGTCGAGAAGCCGCTGGCGGTTGTGCTGCTGGTCTTCCTCCTGATAGCGCATCTCGCTCACGCCGCGGTGATAACTCGCGCCGATGCAATGCATGCCGTAAGCCGGGTTTTGCGGCGTCAGGTAGCCGTCGTAGCACAATACCTGGCGCAGCGCGCCGAGGCCCGGCGTGGTCGGGATATGGCTCACCTGGCCGCCGACGGAGTAGACCGGCAATTTTTCGGTTTGCGAAAACGCGCTGAGCTGATGACCGCTTGCCAGCGCGAGCGTGGCGTGACGCGCCTGCGCGCCGTGGGCGAAAGTGAGCTGCCAGCCGCCGTTGTCCTGGCGTAGCGCGCTGACCGTATGCCCGTAATGCACCCGCAGGCCGCGCGCCTGCGCGAGCGCCAGCACGCCGGCGGTGAGCTGCGCCGGGCAGAGCCAGCCGCCCTGCGGGTATTCAATGCCGCCGCAGCCGGTCTCCACGCCGCAGCGCGCGGCGACTTCGTCGCGGTCAACGGCGCGCGCCAGCGCTTCTGGCAGGCCGGGTTCGAGCATCTGGCTGATTTTCGTCTGGCTCTTTTCATCCCAGCCCAGTTGCGTCACGCCGCACCAGTCTTTATCAAAATCCACCGGCAACGCGTCGTACAGCCTGCGCGCAAAGGTAAACGCCGCCGGGAAAAAGACGGCCAGCGCGGCGTCGTGATGGCTTAATAAAGGATAGAGCGCGCCCTGGCGGTTGCCGGAGGCCCCCTTTGCGGGCGCGTCGTCCTGACAGTAGAGCGTCACCTGCCAGCCGCGCGTCTGCAACGCGAGGGCCAGCAGGGCGCTTGCGATACCGCCGCCGACAATCGCCGCGTCTTTATCCCCGCTCGCCGGGCGGCGCGCATACCAGGGCGCGCGGGCAGGGGGCGCGGCATCATGACTAAGCGTGCCAACCAGCATTTCCCGCTTGCGCCCGAACCCTTTGCGCTTCACTACCTGAAAACCGGCTTCAATCAGCCCGCGGCGCACAAAACCCGCTGAGGTAAAAGTGGCGAGCGTACCGCCGGGACGGGCAAGGCGCGCCATCGCGGCAAACAGGCCGGGCGTCCACATATCCGGGTTTTTCGACGGCGCGAAGCCATCCAGGAACCAGGCGTCCACCTGACGGTTATGGGAGTCATCGAGCGTATCGACCAGTTCGTTAATATCGCCAAGCCATAAATCAAGCGTGACGCGTCCGCCATCCAGCACCAGCCGCTGACAGCCCGGCAGCGCCAGCGGCCACTGGGCCTGTAGCGGCTCCGCCCACGGGGCGAGCTCCGGCCAGTGAGCGTGCGCGCTTTGTAAATCGGCGAGCGTCAGCGGAAATTTCTCAAAACTGATGAAATGCAGGCGCTGTAGCGCAGCGTCCGGATGCGCCGCGCGAAACGCCGCAAACGCCTGCCAGAGCGTCAGGAAATTGAGTCCGGTGCCAAAGCCGCTCTCGGCGACAATAAAGCTGTCACGCGGGTGTGTCATAAAACGTTCCGGGAGCTGATTGCCGTTCAGAAAGACATAGCGGGTCTCTTCCAGACCGTCGTCATTGGAAAAATAAACGTCATCAAAATCTCGGGAAACAGGTGTACCCTCATTATTAAACGTCAGGCTGGCAGGCTGTATGGCGATAGGTTTCACGTAAATTGCTCGAATGACAGGCAGTCGCACGATCTTAGCGAGCCCGGTCGGACATCGCAAATTTCTTGCCAATCTGGCTGATCGGACTTGTTCGGCGTACAACTGTACGCTATCTTGCGACACGACACTTACTTAGCGTACTCGAAGAGGTATTGAATGAAACGTGCAGTAATTACTGGCCTGGGCATCGTTTCCAGCATCGGTAATAACCAGCAGGAAGTCCTGGCATCCCTGCGTGAAGGACGCTCGGGGATCACTTTCTCTCAAGAATTTCTCGACGCGGGTATGCGTAGCCACGTCTGGGGCAACGTGAAGCTGGACACCACCGG is a window of Cronobacter muytjensii ATCC 51329 DNA encoding:
- a CDS encoding YfcL family protein; the protein is MIAEFEARILALIDEMVEHASDDELFASGYLRGHLTLAVAALEHGDDHSPQAVYTKVTNSLETAIHAGELSPRDQALVLGMWDNLFQQAKLN
- a CDS encoding elongation factor P hydroxylase; protein product: MREHHYQELITLFDGCFAGDFNTRLIKGDDEPIYLPADDEAPYHRVVFAHGFYASALHEISHWCIAGKARRELVDFGYWYCPDGRDAQTQSKFEDVEVKPQALEWLFCVAAGFPFNVSCDNLNGDVDPDRIAFQRRVHAQVMQYLKDGIPERPARFIAALQDYYQTPPLAAQQFPWPEDLC
- the mnmC gene encoding bifunctional tRNA (5-methylaminomethyl-2-thiouridine)(34)-methyltransferase MnmD/FAD-dependent 5-carboxymethylaminomethyl-2-thiouridine(34) oxidoreductase MnmC, with translation MKPIAIQPASLTFNNEGTPVSRDFDDVYFSNDDGLEETRYVFLNGNQLPERFMTHPRDSFIVAESGFGTGLNFLTLWQAFAAFRAAHPDAALQRLHFISFEKFPLTLADLQSAHAHWPELAPWAEPLQAQWPLALPGCQRLVLDGGRVTLDLWLGDINELVDTLDDSHNRQVDAWFLDGFAPSKNPDMWTPGLFAAMARLARPGGTLATFTSAGFVRRGLIEAGFQVVKRKGFGRKREMLVGTLSHDAAPPARAPWYARRPASGDKDAAIVGGGIASALLALALQTRGWQVTLYCQDDAPAKGASGNRQGALYPLLSHHDAALAVFFPAAFTFARRLYDALPVDFDKDWCGVTQLGWDEKSQTKISQMLEPGLPEALARAVDRDEVAARCGVETGCGGIEYPQGGWLCPAQLTAGVLALAQARGLRVHYGHTVSALRQDNGGWQLTFAHGAQARHATLALASGHQLSAFSQTEKLPVYSVGGQVSHIPTTPGLGALRQVLCYDGYLTPQNPAYGMHCIGASYHRGVSEMRYQEEDQQHNRQRLLDCLPQAQWAHEVDVSAGDARCAVRCATRDHLPMVGNAPDYAATLSVYADLSRHADAPDAVPLAPALENLFVLGALGSRGLCSAPLAAEILASQMSGEPLPLDGATLAALNPNRLWIRKLLKGRAAG
- a CDS encoding sulfite exporter TauE/SafE family protein — translated: MDWFMVSPLLLTALFFVAMLAGFIDALAGGGGLLTVPALLAAGMSPAQALATNKLQACGGSLSASLYFIRRGVVSLRDQKLNILMTFIGSTSGALLVQHVQSDILRQILPVLVIAIGLYFLLMPRLGEEDRQRRLYGLPFALVAGGCVGFYDGFFGPGAGSFYALAFVTLAGFNLAKSTAHAKVLNATSNVGGLLLFIIGGKVIWGTGFVMLAGQFLGARLGSRLVLSKGQRLIRPMIVIVSAVMSAKLLFDSHGQEILRWLGMA